The following are encoded in a window of Amphibacillus xylanus NBRC 15112 genomic DNA:
- the aroH gene encoding chorismate mutase, with amino-acid sequence MSLIRGIRGATTVTENNELEIIENTRQLVLEMIEKNNVQAEDVSSVLVTVTDDLTATFPAKPIRQLPGWTYVPVMCMQEIKVPHGLPRCIRIMMTINTSIAQEDIHHIYHNDARKLRPDLLK; translated from the coding sequence ATGTCATTGATTAGAGGAATTAGAGGAGCTACTACAGTAACAGAAAATAATGAACTAGAAATAATTGAAAATACGAGACAACTAGTCTTAGAAATGATTGAAAAGAATAATGTACAGGCGGAGGATGTGAGTTCTGTCTTAGTAACCGTAACGGATGATTTAACGGCTACATTCCCTGCTAAACCAATAAGACAGTTACCAGGATGGACATACGTTCCTGTTATGTGTATGCAAGAAATTAAAGTACCGCATGGTTTACCACGCTGTATTCGTATTATGATGACGATTAATACGTCGATTGCTCAAGAAGATATTCATCATATCTATCACAACGACGCGCGTAAGTTAAGACCAGATTTACTTAAGTAG
- the hisC gene encoding histidinol-phosphate transaminase gives MKAKKVFQSMAPYKPGKQVDEVKREFGLERIVKLASNENPFGYSKKVDEIVRDTANHFEIYPDGYATELRQLLSESLKVDPDQLIFGCGADEVIDIICRTYLEEGTNTIVATPTFPQYKHNALIQGATVKEIPLIDGYHDLDAMLKAIDSETRIIWLCSPNNPTGSLIDQQTLEKFLQDCPKDVLVVVDEAYMDFVVEDKKVNSLDMLDNHANLIIVRTFSKVYGLAGLRIGYGIAHLEVSEKLNIARGPFNTTRLAQQAAIVAYQDQDFIQTTVNETIKNRNAFQKALDNMNLSYYDSEANFVFVKLPVSGDSLFDYLITQGFIVRSGEALGHPNGVRITIGNADDMKLLAEKIADFLDQQAGDQ, from the coding sequence ATGAAGGCGAAAAAAGTATTTCAATCAATGGCACCATATAAACCAGGTAAACAAGTAGATGAAGTTAAGCGTGAATTTGGGCTTGAACGAATTGTTAAATTAGCATCAAACGAAAACCCGTTTGGCTATTCAAAAAAGGTTGATGAGATCGTTCGTGATACAGCTAACCATTTTGAAATCTATCCTGATGGCTACGCAACAGAATTACGACAGCTATTAAGTGAGAGCTTAAAAGTAGATCCAGATCAATTAATCTTTGGTTGTGGTGCGGATGAAGTGATTGATATTATCTGTCGAACTTATTTAGAAGAAGGTACGAACACTATTGTAGCAACACCTACTTTCCCACAATATAAGCATAATGCGCTAATTCAAGGTGCAACGGTTAAGGAAATCCCATTAATCGATGGTTATCATGATTTAGATGCAATGCTCAAGGCTATAGATTCAGAAACAAGGATCATTTGGTTATGTTCGCCTAATAATCCGACAGGCAGTTTAATTGATCAACAGACACTAGAAAAATTCCTCCAAGATTGTCCCAAAGATGTCCTAGTCGTCGTTGATGAAGCATATATGGATTTTGTCGTAGAGGATAAAAAGGTCAATTCACTTGATATGTTAGATAACCACGCTAATCTAATTATTGTTAGAACATTTTCAAAAGTTTATGGGTTAGCAGGTTTGCGGATCGGTTACGGTATTGCACATCTAGAAGTAAGTGAAAAACTGAATATCGCTAGAGGGCCATTCAACACGACACGATTAGCACAACAAGCAGCTATCGTAGCCTATCAAGATCAAGATTTTATTCAAACAACAGTTAATGAGACGATTAAGAATAGAAATGCTTTTCAAAAAGCACTGGATAACATGAATTTATCATACTATGATTCTGAAGCGAATTTTGTTTTTGTTAAATTGCCTGTATCTGGTGATAGTTTATTTGACTATTTAATTACGCAAGGCTTTATTGTTAGATCAGGTGAAGCATTAGGTCATCCAAATGGCGTTAGAATTACGATTGGGAACGCTGATGATATGAAGCTATTAGCAGAAAAGATCGCAGATTTCTTAGATCAACAAGCAGGTGATCAATAA
- a CDS encoding prephenate dehydrogenase: MTKRILIAGLGLIGGSIALNLKEYTDHYLIGYDINQKTLSYAIDKQIVDQVSTDFEAIVTTVDVCILAAPVSKTIKLIEQIKQLKFEKTILITDVSSVKTNVMKIAESIDQAQVTFIGGHPMAGSHKQGIEAAKSHLFENAIYILTPTKTAAEEAISELKSLLSTTKATFITLDAEEHDEMTSVISHFPHLIASSLVQQAKTWQQKHDKIPRLAAGGFRDITRIASSDPSMWQDIFFQNKNVLARLLDDWINEMKNLKNLLDTNDKVSIYHYLEEAREYRDGLDKTKRGAIPSFYDLFVDIFDQPGAILKVIGLLAEQEISIKNIEILEIREGITGVLRISFVSKEDQLASHRLLIQNGYETMIED, from the coding sequence ATGACAAAGCGAATTTTAATCGCCGGATTAGGCTTAATAGGTGGATCAATTGCGCTAAACTTAAAAGAATATACTGATCATTATTTGATTGGCTATGATATTAATCAAAAGACATTAAGCTATGCGATTGATAAACAGATTGTTGATCAAGTATCCACTGATTTTGAAGCGATAGTCACTACAGTTGATGTTTGCATATTAGCTGCTCCTGTTTCAAAGACGATTAAATTAATTGAACAAATCAAACAATTGAAGTTTGAAAAAACCATTTTAATTACCGATGTCTCTTCTGTAAAGACAAATGTGATGAAGATTGCCGAATCAATTGATCAGGCTCAAGTTACATTTATCGGTGGTCATCCGATGGCAGGATCACATAAACAAGGTATCGAAGCAGCAAAATCACATTTATTCGAAAATGCAATTTATATTTTAACACCAACAAAAACTGCAGCCGAAGAAGCCATTTCAGAATTAAAGTCATTATTATCAACTACAAAGGCTACGTTTATAACCCTAGATGCAGAAGAACATGATGAAATGACGAGTGTGATCTCACACTTCCCACATTTAATCGCATCTTCATTAGTGCAACAAGCAAAAACGTGGCAACAAAAGCATGATAAGATTCCCCGCTTAGCAGCTGGAGGATTTCGTGATATTACCCGAATTGCTTCAAGCGATCCAAGTATGTGGCAAGATATCTTTTTTCAAAATAAAAATGTCTTAGCTCGTTTACTGGATGACTGGATTAATGAGATGAAGAATTTAAAAAACTTATTAGACACGAATGATAAAGTATCTATTTATCATTATTTAGAAGAAGCACGTGAGTATAGAGATGGTCTAGACAAAACTAAAAGAGGTGCAATTCCATCATTTTACGATTTATTTGTAGATATATTTGACCAACCAGGTGCGATTTTAAAAGTAATTGGACTATTAGCCGAACAAGAAATTAGTATCAAGAATATTGAGATATTAGAAATAAGAGAAGGCATTACTGGAGTGCTTCGTATTAGTTTCGTATCGAAAGAAGATCAACTAGCAAGTCATCGCTTACTGATTCAAAATGGATATGAAACAATGATTGAGGATTAG
- the aroA gene encoding 3-phosphoshikimate 1-carboxyvinyltransferase: MKKVTLKPVNVPLTGNLSVPGDKSISHRAIIFGSLARGKTKISNFLNGEDCLMTIKAFQSMGVKIDHKDDNVVIDSEGVTGFKEPLEPIYFGNSGTTARLMLGLLAGLPFHTTVYGDPSLTKRPMDRIRDPLIEMGAKIDGRNNGSLLPIAVRGQSLTGITFKPPVKSAQVKSGVLLAGLLAEGETTVIETTKTRDHTETMLSAFGGEITVNGNTVTVKGNQSLTGTEIEIPGDISSAAFFIVGALLVPGSQITIKNVGLNPTRTGLLDVLNQMGANLKIVETRRIGGEPIGDITVQYRELNAIEIDGDVIPRMIDEFPILALLATQIEGKTIIRDAEELRHKETDRISSVVNILNTLGAKVKGTDDGMIIEGKSPLIGGEVNSDGDHRLGMMIAIASLICQEDVTLVDPDVINISYPNFFDDLKKLQMI; encoded by the coding sequence ATGAAAAAAGTTACATTAAAGCCTGTCAATGTGCCCTTAACTGGCAATTTATCGGTTCCTGGTGATAAGTCAATCTCACATAGAGCGATCATTTTCGGTTCATTAGCTCGTGGAAAGACTAAGATTTCAAACTTTTTAAATGGAGAAGATTGTTTAATGACAATTAAAGCATTTCAATCCATGGGTGTGAAAATCGATCACAAGGATGATAATGTAGTTATTGATAGTGAAGGTGTTACTGGCTTTAAGGAACCTTTAGAACCTATTTATTTTGGTAATTCAGGTACGACTGCAAGGTTAATGCTCGGCTTATTAGCTGGATTACCATTTCATACAACTGTATATGGTGATCCGTCATTAACTAAACGACCAATGGATCGGATTCGTGATCCATTAATCGAAATGGGAGCAAAAATTGATGGGCGTAATAATGGTAGCCTATTACCGATTGCTGTTAGAGGACAATCTTTAACAGGGATCACATTTAAGCCTCCGGTAAAAAGTGCTCAAGTAAAATCTGGTGTATTATTAGCGGGGTTGCTTGCTGAAGGTGAGACAACTGTTATCGAAACAACTAAAACACGAGATCATACTGAAACAATGCTCTCTGCATTTGGTGGAGAGATCACTGTTAATGGTAATACAGTCACGGTTAAAGGTAATCAATCTTTAACAGGCACTGAAATTGAAATACCAGGAGATATATCATCAGCTGCATTCTTTATTGTTGGCGCACTACTTGTGCCAGGGAGTCAGATAACAATTAAGAATGTTGGATTAAATCCAACAAGAACAGGGTTGTTAGATGTCTTAAATCAGATGGGTGCTAATCTTAAGATTGTCGAAACGAGACGAATTGGTGGAGAACCAATCGGTGACATTACTGTTCAATATCGTGAATTAAATGCAATTGAAATTGATGGGGATGTTATTCCACGAATGATTGATGAATTTCCAATTCTAGCCTTATTAGCAACTCAAATAGAAGGGAAAACAATTATCCGAGATGCAGAAGAGTTAAGGCATAAAGAAACAGATCGAATTTCAAGTGTTGTCAATATATTAAATACACTTGGTGCTAAAGTAAAGGGAACTGATGATGGGATGATCATTGAAGGAAAATCTCCGTTAATTGGTGGAGAAGTAAACTCTGATGGCGACCATCGTCTTGGTATGATGATTGCAATCGCATCACTCATCTGTCAAGAAGACGTTACTTTAGTCGATCCAGATGTGATTAACATTTCATATCCTAACTTTTTTGATGATTTAAAGAAGTTACAAATGATCTAG
- a CDS encoding ISLre2 family transposase has product MEKNIIKYPNLKQIEQLVWRQLQETFGFVMKQVLEDMDQQIADERDKKRYRLIDKRKFNIASLFGEIELYRNYYLDRSTGEYVYLLDRYLEFEEAGSFSPLIEEAAIELAVKGRSYRNAANTLQTLLGYRVISHEAIRQHLLEVTCKPKKREPILQPVLFVEVDGLFVKRQGKWKKGKEEKIAAVHQGWEVNGKRVSLKNKRHFIHKGKQPFWEAFEDFLIENFEYDPTFHKLVINGDGANWITSCREYFKGRVFFSLDRFHVAREVKSIFSKHPRYRSIRKALAAYKYKTFLTELNSAVGTLEDEEKEERLVSFIRQLEKYPEALGDYRIWLKEQGIDTTGMRPMGSAEGTMSVFAKRLKNGRSWSDKGVSAMGTALVAFLDNLSLKTLFGRIDKWTEIELEKKPPRHYKEKVKRTIGQVTRDNLMYLKGKANIPIYNVLKELSGF; this is encoded by the coding sequence ATGGAAAAGAATATCATAAAATACCCAAATTTAAAACAAATTGAGCAATTGGTTTGGAGACAATTACAAGAAACCTTTGGTTTCGTTATGAAACAGGTCTTGGAGGATATGGACCAACAGATTGCCGATGAACGTGATAAAAAGCGCTATCGTCTTATTGATAAAAGAAAGTTTAATATAGCTAGTCTCTTTGGTGAGATTGAATTATATCGCAATTATTACCTTGACCGATCAACTGGGGAATATGTCTATCTTCTTGATCGTTATCTAGAGTTTGAGGAGGCCGGTTCTTTTAGTCCATTGATTGAGGAAGCTGCCATTGAGCTAGCTGTTAAGGGTCGCTCCTATCGAAATGCAGCTAATACATTACAAACTCTATTAGGTTACCGGGTTATCAGTCATGAGGCAATTCGTCAACACCTATTAGAGGTTACGTGTAAACCTAAAAAGCGTGAACCTATACTCCAACCCGTCTTATTTGTAGAAGTAGATGGTTTATTTGTAAAACGCCAAGGTAAATGGAAAAAGGGAAAAGAAGAGAAAATAGCAGCTGTCCATCAAGGATGGGAAGTCAATGGAAAACGGGTTAGCCTTAAGAACAAACGTCATTTTATTCACAAAGGAAAGCAACCCTTTTGGGAGGCTTTTGAGGACTTTCTAATTGAAAACTTCGAATATGACCCGACTTTTCACAAGCTGGTTATAAATGGAGATGGTGCCAACTGGATTACATCCTGTCGTGAGTATTTTAAAGGTCGTGTATTCTTTTCTCTTGATCGCTTTCATGTGGCACGAGAGGTTAAGAGTATATTCAGTAAGCATCCTCGTTATCGGTCCATTCGTAAAGCCCTTGCGGCATACAAATACAAAACGTTCTTAACAGAGCTTAACAGTGCCGTAGGAACGCTTGAGGATGAGGAGAAGGAGGAACGACTTGTGTCGTTTATCCGCCAATTAGAAAAATATCCAGAAGCATTGGGAGATTATAGAATATGGTTAAAAGAACAGGGAATTGATACAACTGGTATGCGTCCAATGGGAAGCGCAGAGGGAACCATGAGTGTGTTTGCCAAAAGACTAAAAAATGGCCGTAGTTGGTCGGATAAAGGTGTAAGTGCCATGGGCACTGCATTAGTGGCCTTCTTGGATAATTTGTCCCTAAAGACTTTATTCGGGCGAATAGATAAATGGACAGAAATCGAGCTGGAAAAGAAACCACCAAGACATTATAAAGAAAAGGTTAAAAGAACCATTGGTCAGGTTACCAGAGACAATCTTATGTACCTAAAAGGAAAGGCAAATATTCCGATATACAACGTGTTAAAGGAGTTATCTGGTTTTTAA
- a CDS encoding tetratricopeptide repeat protein, whose translation MNPIDQAIQLIEQDEINKAIRILRDYIKQANDNDLISIADLFIELGLLEDARSILESLVTKYPDESDIRLVLAEIYIDLEDDEKAIYHLEAIDPSSDEYIASLMVSADLYQTQGLFEVAELKLIEAKRLAPNEPLIDFAQAELAFSLGKYDDALFNYQKIYHQTDKIADVDISLRIAESLASVGQFEESLNYYKDAEIDDPDVLFRYGYIAFQANRMDIAIHTWEELLKQDDEYGSVYQYLAEAYQEEGLTDQGYQTAKQGLEMDPLNKELLLTAATLARKVGEYDESYRLARHAIAIDPGFKAGILFLIENYREEGDFEAIIDLLTHIIEQGETDGYYKWELAKAYEQEETYDLALKYYREAYDDFKDDNDFLKAYGYFLVEEGMREEAVEIFTRYLSIDPSDVEIESYLARLND comes from the coding sequence ATGAATCCAATTGATCAAGCGATCCAATTAATTGAGCAAGATGAGATAAATAAAGCTATTCGTATATTACGTGATTACATAAAGCAAGCTAACGATAATGATCTAATTTCAATTGCTGATCTTTTTATCGAATTAGGTTTATTAGAAGATGCACGTTCTATCTTGGAATCATTAGTTACAAAATATCCAGATGAATCAGACATCAGGCTTGTATTGGCAGAAATTTATATTGATTTAGAAGATGATGAAAAAGCAATTTACCACTTAGAAGCCATTGATCCGTCAAGTGACGAATATATTGCGTCCTTAATGGTATCGGCGGACCTTTATCAGACTCAAGGATTATTTGAAGTTGCAGAGCTTAAACTGATCGAAGCAAAACGATTGGCACCAAACGAACCACTAATCGATTTTGCTCAAGCAGAGCTTGCATTTTCTTTAGGTAAATATGATGATGCATTGTTTAACTATCAAAAAATATATCATCAAACAGACAAAATTGCAGACGTTGATATTTCATTACGGATTGCAGAATCTTTAGCTTCTGTCGGTCAATTCGAAGAATCATTAAATTATTATAAAGATGCAGAAATTGATGATCCTGATGTACTGTTTCGGTATGGCTATATTGCTTTTCAAGCAAATCGAATGGATATCGCGATCCATACATGGGAAGAGCTACTTAAGCAAGATGATGAATATGGATCTGTATATCAATACTTAGCAGAGGCTTATCAAGAAGAAGGCCTGACTGATCAAGGTTATCAAACAGCTAAGCAAGGATTAGAAATGGATCCATTAAATAAAGAATTACTTTTAACAGCTGCAACTTTGGCTAGAAAAGTAGGCGAGTATGATGAAAGCTACCGTTTAGCAAGACATGCGATAGCTATTGATCCTGGTTTTAAAGCCGGAATTTTATTTTTAATTGAAAATTATCGAGAAGAGGGCGATTTTGAGGCAATAATTGATCTGCTCACACATATTATAGAACAAGGCGAGACTGATGGATATTACAAATGGGAACTTGCTAAAGCATATGAACAAGAAGAGACTTATGACTTAGCATTGAAATATTACCGAGAAGCTTACGATGACTTTAAAGATGACAATGACTTTCTCAAAGCATATGGATACTTTTTAGTTGAGGAGGGTATGAGAGAAGAGGCAGTAGAAATCTTTACTCGTTACTTGTCAATCGACCCGAGTGATGTTGAAATCGAGAGTTATTTAGCACGTTTAAATGATTAA
- a CDS encoding ReoY family proteolytic degradation factor, giving the protein MSTSISIQDKKTFINWFLTNYQLKKRESVWILNYLINHESLLSNVHFIREARFCPRGMIISAQCSDEVPFRFYKDHIVTTDAEKSFHDIRLNRHEPIYIQLSFKNSHQSIEYNAVLEDNPFLPDDFFITKKEKQLAKEFLNYTLFEAEKRQLLKQIDHALDNQDKKMFNELTKKLNQLKNSYDASRHITDND; this is encoded by the coding sequence ATGAGTACGTCAATATCTATTCAAGACAAGAAAACTTTTATTAATTGGTTTTTAACTAATTACCAATTAAAGAAACGAGAAAGTGTCTGGATTTTAAATTATTTAATCAATCATGAAAGTCTATTGTCAAATGTTCATTTCATTAGAGAAGCAAGATTTTGCCCTAGAGGAATGATTATCTCAGCACAATGTTCTGATGAAGTTCCATTTCGCTTTTATAAAGATCATATTGTTACGACAGATGCAGAGAAGTCATTTCATGATATCCGACTAAATCGTCATGAACCAATTTATATTCAGCTATCATTTAAAAATTCACATCAAAGTATTGAATATAATGCAGTATTAGAAGATAATCCATTTTTACCAGATGACTTTTTTATTACAAAAAAAGAAAAGCAGTTAGCAAAAGAGTTCTTAAACTATACATTATTTGAAGCAGAAAAACGACAGTTATTGAAGCAAATTGATCATGCTCTAGACAATCAAGATAAAAAGATGTTTAATGAATTAACAAAAAAGCTGAATCAACTAAAGAATAGTTATGATGCATCTAGACATATCACAGATAACGATTAA
- the lhaT gene encoding lipoprotein heptaprenylglyceryl N-acetyltransferase LhaT has translation MYWIYQILKNRTFLVLLFIINFLGTIYGYIWYENQLLRTPKIFLIFVPDSPTASLFFTIFLGFYIFGRHVPYIEALAMVTLFKYGIWAVVMNILTLLMDGSLSPQGYMLIASHGAMAIQGLLYAPYYRFKLRHLVVAGLWTLHNDIIDYVFAMMPHYGKLDQYMSQIGYFTFWLSIASLGIAYLLVVKNKLTFNYKESTSLSIFE, from the coding sequence ATGTACTGGATTTATCAGATCTTAAAGAATCGCACATTCCTAGTGCTATTATTTATCATTAATTTTTTAGGAACAATCTACGGTTATATCTGGTATGAAAATCAACTTTTGCGAACGCCAAAGATTTTTTTGATTTTTGTTCCTGATAGCCCGACAGCGAGTCTGTTTTTCACGATATTTTTAGGCTTCTACATATTTGGTCGACATGTGCCATATATTGAGGCACTTGCAATGGTTACATTATTTAAGTATGGGATTTGGGCGGTAGTAATGAACATACTTACATTACTAATGGACGGATCACTTTCACCACAAGGGTATATGTTAATCGCCTCTCACGGAGCTATGGCAATTCAAGGTTTACTCTATGCACCATATTATCGATTTAAGTTAAGACATTTAGTCGTTGCAGGGCTCTGGACGCTACATAATGATATTATCGACTATGTCTTTGCGATGATGCCACATTACGGGAAATTAGATCAATATATGAGTCAAATTGGTTATTTCACATTTTGGTTAAGTATTGCTTCTCTTGGAATTGCATACTTATTAGTTGTAAAAAACAAATTAACATTTAACTATAAGGAAAGCACGAGTTTAAGCATATTTGAATAG
- a CDS encoding nucleotide pyrophosphohydrolase, whose amino-acid sequence MTKSIETDLRLLQKRVDQYISQYKEGYFSPLAMIARFSEEVGELAREVNHVYGEKPKKDTEDDNSIENELGDLMFVLLTFANSLNIDIAEAFHQSLTKIESRDKNRWTKIEKVCEENESN is encoded by the coding sequence ATGACTAAGTCAATTGAAACTGATCTTCGTTTACTTCAGAAAAGAGTAGATCAATACATATCACAATATAAGGAAGGCTATTTTAGTCCGCTTGCGATGATCGCAAGATTTTCTGAAGAAGTTGGAGAGCTTGCACGTGAAGTTAACCATGTTTACGGTGAAAAACCAAAAAAGGATACAGAAGATGACAATTCAATTGAAAATGAACTTGGAGATTTAATGTTTGTTTTGCTCACATTTGCAAATTCATTAAATATCGATATAGCTGAGGCATTTCATCAATCATTGACAAAGATTGAATCTCGAGATAAAAATCGATGGACTAAAATTGAGAAGGTGTGTGAAGAAAATGAGTCGAATTAA
- the dapB gene encoding 4-hydroxy-tetrahydrodipicolinate reductase, which yields MSRINIVVAGASGKMGSEALRMIEKDPTLHLVGCVDLRYNGQKVSEIDGLPKLDAKFYNDINQCFKEVKADVLIDLTSPKVGYKHTKAALLHGVRPVVGTTGFTTEQLEELTELAKEKQIGGIIAPNFAMGAVLMMQFSKMAAKFFPDIEIIEKHHDQKVDAPSGTAIKTAELIQETRQSKQQGRSDEEEIIEGARGANYDGMKIHSVRLPGLIAHQEVIFAGPGETLTIKHDSYHRESFMSGIRFAIDQVVNLTELIYGLEHLMLD from the coding sequence ATGAGTCGAATTAATATTGTTGTAGCAGGTGCAAGCGGTAAAATGGGCAGTGAAGCACTAAGAATGATTGAAAAAGATCCAACATTGCATTTAGTTGGTTGTGTAGATTTAAGATATAATGGGCAAAAAGTAAGTGAGATAGATGGCTTGCCTAAATTAGATGCTAAATTTTATAACGATATTAACCAATGTTTTAAAGAAGTTAAAGCAGATGTGCTTATCGATTTAACAAGTCCCAAAGTTGGTTATAAACATACTAAAGCAGCTTTATTACATGGTGTTCGTCCTGTTGTTGGGACAACTGGTTTTACAACTGAACAATTAGAAGAACTAACTGAGCTTGCAAAAGAAAAACAAATCGGTGGAATTATTGCCCCGAACTTCGCTATGGGTGCTGTTTTAATGATGCAATTCTCTAAAATGGCAGCGAAATTTTTCCCGGATATTGAAATTATCGAGAAACATCATGATCAAAAGGTAGATGCACCATCAGGAACGGCAATTAAAACTGCTGAACTGATCCAAGAAACACGACAAAGCAAGCAACAAGGTCGCTCTGATGAAGAAGAGATCATTGAAGGAGCAAGAGGTGCTAACTATGATGGTATGAAGATTCATAGTGTCCGCTTACCTGGTCTCATCGCACATCAAGAAGTCATCTTTGCAGGCCCTGGTGAGACCCTGACGATTAAGCATGATTCCTATCATCGTGAGTCATTTATGTCAGGAATTCGTTTTGCAATTGATCAAGTTGTAAATTTAACTGAATTAATTTATGGATTAGAACATTTAATGTTAGACTAA
- the mgsA gene encoding methylglyoxal synthase, with protein sequence MKISLIAHDEKKEAMIQFATSYQHILAKHDLFATGTTGKRIQEATGLKVHRFQSGPLGGDQQIGAKIAENKMDLVIFFRDPLTAQPHEPDISALMRLCDVYQIPLVTNLAGAEVMIRALQAGFFSWRELVREDDK encoded by the coding sequence ATGAAAATTTCATTAATTGCACATGACGAGAAAAAAGAAGCAATGATTCAATTTGCAACTTCTTATCAACACATTTTAGCAAAACACGATCTATTTGCGACAGGAACTACAGGTAAACGAATCCAAGAAGCAACAGGCTTAAAAGTCCATCGTTTTCAATCAGGACCTCTTGGTGGTGATCAACAAATTGGAGCAAAAATTGCTGAAAATAAAATGGATCTAGTTATTTTCTTTAGAGATCCTTTAACGGCACAACCACATGAACCGGATATTAGTGCATTGATGCGTCTATGTGATGTTTATCAAATTCCACTCGTAACGAACCTTGCTGGTGCCGAAGTGATGATTAGGGCTTTACAGGCTGGATTTTTTAGCTGGCGAGAGTTAGTCCGTGAAGATGACAAATGA
- a CDS encoding CCA tRNA nucleotidyltransferase, with the protein MSKIMFQLAFEMIETIKKAGFQAYVVGGAVRDYLLNKEVNDIDIASSATPTQIQEIFDQVIPVGIEHGTVIVRYKHQSFEVTTFRSEQGYSDYRRPDRVTFVNSITDDLARRDFTINAIAMTEDSVLVDPFDGQADLASKMIKAVGNPVERFTEDPLRMLRAIRFVSQLNFNLDRNTWEEIKNNAALIEKLSIERITVEIEKMFLGKALKKAIDYCYQARLFSHLPIFKPKENMIDHILTVEQPFIELIDLFVYLTIITNEEITINQWCQAYKLSNKAKNSGESLKHLIQLYKHEQLSRQLVYHLPSELDDRFISLIQRVYQHSVSQAMIDQIRRQLPITNRREIKMNGHDLQLLYPGKPRGEWIRDYLTSIEEQIIDGSLENDFEKIKEWILKCHPPVNN; encoded by the coding sequence ATGAGTAAGATAATGTTTCAACTTGCATTTGAAATGATTGAAACAATTAAGAAAGCAGGTTTTCAAGCTTATGTCGTTGGAGGAGCTGTCAGAGATTATTTATTAAATAAAGAGGTTAATGACATAGATATCGCTAGTTCAGCAACACCAACGCAAATTCAAGAAATATTTGATCAAGTGATACCTGTAGGCATTGAGCACGGGACAGTTATTGTACGCTACAAGCATCAATCGTTCGAAGTGACAACATTTAGATCAGAACAAGGCTATTCTGATTACAGACGGCCAGATCGCGTAACTTTTGTCAATTCAATTACAGATGATTTAGCTAGACGTGATTTTACGATCAATGCAATTGCGATGACAGAAGATAGTGTTTTAGTCGACCCATTTGATGGACAAGCTGATTTGGCATCTAAAATGATAAAGGCAGTAGGTAATCCCGTTGAACGTTTTACTGAAGATCCGTTAAGAATGTTACGTGCGATTCGATTTGTGAGCCAATTGAATTTTAATTTAGATCGAAATACGTGGGAAGAAATAAAAAACAATGCTGCTCTAATTGAAAAATTATCAATTGAACGTATAACAGTAGAAATTGAAAAAATGTTTCTAGGGAAAGCACTAAAAAAAGCGATTGATTATTGTTATCAGGCAAGGTTATTTAGTCATTTGCCTATTTTTAAGCCAAAAGAAAATATGATAGATCATATTTTAACCGTAGAGCAACCATTCATTGAATTAATTGATTTATTTGTTTACTTAACAATTATTACTAATGAAGAGATTACAATAAATCAATGGTGTCAGGCTTATAAACTATCAAATAAGGCAAAAAACAGTGGTGAATCATTAAAACATCTCATTCAATTATATAAACACGAGCAGCTTTCACGACAATTAGTATACCATTTGCCGAGCGAGTTAGATGATCGTTTTATTTCTTTAATTCAACGCGTGTATCAACATTCTGTCTCGCAAGCCATGATTGATCAAATCAGGAGACAATTACCGATTACTAATCGTCGTGAGATTAAAATGAATGGCCATGACTTACAATTACTGTACCCTGGAAAACCAAGAGGAGAATGGATAAGAGATTATTTAACTTCAATTGAAGAACAAATTATCGATGGTAGTTTAGAAAATGATTTTGAAAAAATAAAGGAGTGGATTTTAAAATGTCATCCACCCGTGAACAATTAA